From one uncultured Paludibacter sp. genomic stretch:
- a CDS encoding Short-chain dehydrogenase/reductase sdr yields MKKAVVIGATSGIGKGLSRILVKNNYKVGIAGRRTNLLEELAAENPGLYLTKTLDVTLTDTIVQTLEELVSELGGLDLLVISSGVIKYNIDLDFAVEKMTIDTNVKGFTRIADWGFNFFKNQGYGHLVGITSVAGFRGWRNNPSYNASKSYQMNYLEGLRSLSNYLKLPITVTDVRPGYVDTAMVGKSYVFWVSTVEKVASQIYKGIHKKRKVVYVSQRWRFGAWLYKRLPNKVVENV; encoded by the coding sequence ATGAAAAAAGCAGTTGTTATAGGCGCTACATCAGGCATAGGTAAAGGGCTGTCGCGTATTTTGGTGAAAAATAATTATAAAGTGGGAATTGCAGGAAGAAGAACAAATTTGTTGGAAGAGCTTGCTGCAGAAAATCCCGGTTTATATTTGACTAAAACATTGGATGTTACTCTTACGGATACTATAGTTCAAACATTGGAAGAATTAGTCTCAGAGTTGGGAGGGCTTGATTTATTGGTAATAAGTTCAGGTGTAATAAAATATAACATCGATTTGGATTTTGCAGTGGAAAAAATGACCATCGATACAAATGTGAAAGGATTTACGCGCATAGCAGATTGGGGTTTTAATTTTTTCAAGAACCAGGGATACGGTCATTTAGTGGGAATAACTTCTGTGGCAGGATTTCGCGGGTGGAGAAACAATCCGTCTTACAACGCAAGTAAATCTTATCAAATGAATTATTTGGAGGGTTTAAGGAGTCTTTCCAATTATTTAAAACTTCCTATTACAGTAACCGATGTACGTCCGGGTTATGTAGATACGGCTATGGTGGGGAAAAGTTATGTTTTTTGGGTATCGACGGTAGAAAAAGTAGCCAGCCAAATTTATAAAGGCATACATAAGAAAAGAAAAGTGGTGTATGTTTCCCAGCGTTGGAGATTTGGCGCCTGGCTGTATAAAAGACTGCCCAATAAAGTGGTGGAAAACGTATAA
- a CDS encoding hypothetical protein (Evidence 5 : Unknown function), which yields MQNEHSKPHIRRSLFCYRYCCRLGRDTCPTQAGFHTLLIYRIKNPDNNLSCDYKSQQPVRNLLQLKCKSERTRYVTNTDGSGTNAGRGLIHFNFFLSQERYRMPNYVSPTFQVTSKDMLKFLRIKGRVK from the coding sequence TTGCAAAATGAACATTCAAAACCGCATATTAGGAGAAGTTTATTTTGTTACAGATACTGTTGTAGATTGGGTAGAGATACCTGCCCGACGCAGGCGGGTTTTCACACGCTACTTATTTATCGGATTAAAAATCCTGATAATAATTTAAGCTGTGATTACAAATCACAGCAACCAGTGCGAAACTTATTACAATTAAAGTGCAAATCCGAAAGGACGAGGTATGTTACAAATACTGATGGAAGTGGTACTAATGCAGGAAGAGGTTTAATTCATTTTAATTTTTTCTTATCCCAAGAAAGATATAGAATGCCTAACTACGTTTCACCGACATTTCAAGTAACATCAAAAGATATGCTAAAATTTTTAAGAATTAAAGGAAGGGTTAAATAA
- a CDS encoding C-terminal processing peptidase-3, translating into MPFMKKTFVALAILLSINSLFSQEISVTQQRKLMQTITAISNLYVDTINDKKIVEASIKGMLKDLDPHSTYTPADEVQRMHEPLEGSFEGIGVQFQILEDTINVVQTISGCPAEKVGVLPGDKIIYIDNELVAGVKFQNSDVFKRLRGKRGTEVTIKVKRNSEKELLEFKIVRDKIPIYSVDASYMADKNIGYIKVNSFGSTTTDEFKEAFKKLKKQGMKDLILSLQGNGGGYLITAIGLADEFLDDNKLIVYTQGLHQPRTDADASSKGDFEKGRLIVLVDEYSASASEIVSGALQDWDRAVIVGRRTFGKGLVQRELNLADGSALRLTVARYYTPSGRCIQRPYKDGTEKYYKDVLNRYSNGELMNKDSIHFPDSLKYTTKILNRTVYGGGGIMPDVFVPIDTTEYSDFHRSLVAKGIVNRVSLQYLNNNREALKAAYPTFEKYNSNFEVNEEILNNLIKEAEKEKLKVDTTQFEHSKRLIKQQIKAIIAGDIWQTNEFYRVIDAENESLQKALEILKTPNAYENILKKE; encoded by the coding sequence TTGCCATTTATGAAAAAAACGTTTGTCGCCCTCGCTATTTTATTATCAATCAACTCTTTATTTTCACAAGAAATTTCTGTTACCCAACAAAGAAAACTGATGCAAACCATTACGGCTATCAGTAATTTGTATGTAGATACCATTAACGATAAAAAAATAGTAGAAGCATCTATTAAAGGAATGCTAAAAGACCTCGACCCGCATTCCACATATACTCCCGCAGATGAAGTTCAACGTATGCACGAACCGCTCGAAGGCAGCTTTGAAGGTATCGGAGTGCAATTTCAAATATTAGAAGATACCATTAATGTAGTACAAACCATTTCGGGTTGTCCGGCGGAAAAAGTGGGTGTTTTACCCGGCGACAAAATTATTTATATTGATAATGAACTGGTTGCCGGAGTAAAATTTCAAAATTCCGATGTATTTAAACGCTTGCGGGGAAAAAGAGGCACGGAAGTAACCATAAAAGTAAAACGAAACAGCGAAAAAGAATTGTTGGAATTTAAAATCGTCCGGGATAAAATTCCCATTTACAGCGTAGATGCTTCTTATATGGCTGATAAAAATATCGGTTATATAAAAGTCAACAGTTTTGGAAGTACCACTACCGATGAATTTAAAGAGGCGTTTAAAAAACTGAAAAAACAAGGAATGAAAGACTTAATACTCAGTTTGCAAGGAAACGGAGGCGGTTATCTTATTACCGCTATCGGATTGGCTGATGAATTTTTAGACGATAATAAACTCATTGTTTACACCCAAGGTTTACACCAGCCAAGAACAGACGCAGACGCCAGTTCAAAAGGAGATTTTGAGAAAGGAAGATTAATCGTGTTGGTAGATGAATATTCCGCTTCGGCAAGCGAAATTGTAAGCGGCGCTTTGCAAGATTGGGATAGAGCTGTTATTGTTGGTCGCCGCACATTTGGTAAAGGTTTGGTTCAAAGAGAATTAAATCTTGCAGACGGTTCTGCATTGCGTCTCACGGTAGCTCGCTACTATACTCCAAGCGGACGATGCATTCAAAGACCGTATAAAGATGGCACCGAAAAATACTACAAAGATGTTCTTAACAGATATTCCAACGGCGAATTAATGAACAAAGACAGCATTCATTTTCCTGATTCTTTGAAATATACTACAAAAATTCTGAATCGTACTGTGTATGGCGGTGGCGGAATTATGCCCGATGTATTTGTTCCAATCGATACAACAGAATACAGCGATTTTCACCGCAGTTTGGTTGCCAAAGGAATTGTAAACCGGGTTTCGCTTCAGTATTTAAACAACAACAGAGAAGCATTAAAAGCAGCTTATCCCACATTTGAAAAATACAATAGCAACTTTGAAGTAAATGAAGAAATCTTAAACAATTTGATTAAAGAAGCGGAAAAAGAAAAACTCAAAGTGGATACAACGCAATTTGAACACTCAAAACGGCTGATAAAACAACAAATAAAAGCAATCATCGCAGGAGATATATGGCAAACCAATGAGTTTTACAGGGTAATTGACGCTGAAAATGAATCACTTCAGAAAGCGTTGGAGATATTGAAAACTCCAAATGCTTATGAAAATATCCTGAAAAAAGAATAA
- a CDS encoding Phospholipid/glycerol acyltransferase → MIENTHYIDFEEVIRERLPNKKLPRPVYLLLKKIAHVDDFNNMFSALSGKMNLEFMHGVIDYLNLSVTVFGKENLKKNDKPMIFSSNHPLGALDAVTMGHVLGNIYGEKIKFYANEFLNELKPVREMFLPIYKYSSQSRSNAETVQEFFESDNHLITFPAGATSRMRKNGLQDLVWHKNFIQKSIQYQRDVVPLYFNAQNSRFFYTLQKIRELIHSKQNFEMLLLASEIFKQKGNQYTFYIGEPVLWETFDKSKTPIEWAAWMREKTYQLPGKYEIG, encoded by the coding sequence ATGATAGAAAACACGCATTACATTGATTTTGAAGAAGTAATAAGGGAAAGATTGCCTAATAAAAAACTTCCTCGTCCGGTATATTTGCTATTGAAGAAAATAGCTCACGTAGATGATTTTAACAATATGTTTTCCGCTTTGTCCGGTAAAATGAATCTTGAATTTATGCACGGAGTTATTGACTACTTGAATTTAAGTGTAACCGTTTTTGGAAAGGAAAACCTGAAGAAAAACGATAAACCGATGATTTTTTCAAGCAATCATCCGTTAGGAGCTTTGGATGCGGTAACTATGGGTCACGTATTGGGCAATATATACGGAGAAAAAATAAAATTCTATGCAAATGAATTTCTAAACGAACTTAAACCGGTAAGAGAAATGTTTCTTCCAATATACAAATACAGTTCGCAAAGCCGCAGCAATGCTGAAACAGTTCAAGAGTTTTTCGAGTCTGATAATCATTTAATTACATTTCCTGCCGGAGCCACTTCACGTATGCGCAAAAACGGATTGCAAGATTTGGTGTGGCACAAAAATTTTATCCAGAAATCAATTCAATATCAAAGAGATGTTGTTCCGCTTTATTTCAATGCTCAAAATTCACGATTTTTCTATACGTTGCAAAAAATCAGAGAATTGATTCATTCAAAACAAAACTTTGAAATGCTACTCCTTGCCTCTGAAATTTTCAAGCAAAAAGGGAATCAATACACATTTTACATTGGTGAACCTGTTTTGTGGGAGACATTTGACAAATCAAAAACACCCATAGAATGGGCTGCTTGGATGAGAGAAAAAACATATCAATTGCCCGGAAAGTATGAAATTGGTTGA
- a CDS encoding TatD-related deoxyribonuclease → MKLVDIHTHNKDIDKGIISVHNISLDEFGNLTEKRNIYYSLGIHPYELENSPESKLEKLKILASDKHVKLIGECGLDKNIQTTYEKQLFYFKEQISISEQLQKPLIIHCVGYFNELFELRKELKPTRRWIIHGFRSKPQLAQQALNAGFDISFGEKFNAESVKITPVEHLFIETDESKISIAEIYQSIARIKNCLPEQLNAGNHLLNC, encoded by the coding sequence ATGAAATTGGTTGATATCCACACACATAATAAAGATATTGACAAAGGAATAATTTCCGTTCACAACATTTCTTTGGATGAGTTTGGAAATTTGACGGAAAAGAGAAACATTTATTACTCGTTGGGAATTCATCCATATGAGTTAGAAAATTCTCCGGAAAGCAAATTGGAAAAGCTGAAAATACTCGCTTCGGATAAACACGTGAAACTCATTGGGGAATGCGGTTTGGATAAAAACATCCAAACAACGTACGAAAAACAATTATTTTACTTTAAAGAACAGATTTCTATTTCGGAACAACTACAAAAACCGCTTATCATACATTGTGTCGGATATTTCAATGAACTTTTCGAACTTCGGAAAGAGCTTAAGCCTACCCGGCGATGGATTATACACGGGTTCAGAAGCAAGCCGCAACTTGCGCAACAAGCGCTGAATGCCGGTTTTGATATTTCTTTTGGAGAAAAATTCAATGCTGAAAGTGTAAAAATTACACCGGTGGAACATCTTTTTATCGAAACAGATGAAAGCAAAATTTCCATCGCTGAAATATATCAATCTATAGCCCGAATTAAAAATTGTTTGCCGGAACAATTGAATGCCGGAAACCATCTGTTAAATTGTTAA
- a CDS encoding EppA_BapA family protein, translating into MRRITVFSLLIIFALNTSVCYSKNKKIASFPFEMLGSYVVVNVKINNSSPLKLILDSGIKNTLITELFEDDNIELNYTDTVEMQGLGDQHELKALRSKENVIKVGKLLLKKSTVYFLPDNIFNLSMILGQKVNGILGSDIFRNYVVDINYGLLKVNIFAPESYEAPSKYEWLPMEVSAQNKMFIYVDVKEENSEDYKRVKVLLDTGAEASAWFQTVRNENRVKIPEKHIYGVIGEGLNGEILGNFSRLKELCIGSYCIPNPIVAFPDSISIMDAVQLAGRDGSVGSQILKRFNMIFDYQNKRFYFVKNHFFRDPFQYNVSGLELVQDVLFFPVFRISKVWKNSKAEKAGIKPGDIIFEVDNEKTYFKSLSEIKKIFSTPSRRPLKLLIKRDDDFMTVMLDMKDEL; encoded by the coding sequence ATGAGGCGAATTACTGTGTTTTCTTTACTCATTATTTTTGCTTTGAATACGTCGGTTTGCTATTCAAAAAATAAAAAAATAGCTTCGTTTCCTTTTGAAATGCTGGGAAGTTATGTTGTGGTAAATGTAAAAATAAACAACTCTTCTCCGCTGAAATTGATTTTGGATTCCGGGATTAAAAACACTTTGATTACAGAACTTTTTGAAGACGATAACATTGAACTTAATTACACCGATACGGTTGAAATGCAAGGTCTTGGAGACCAACATGAATTAAAAGCGCTGCGCAGTAAAGAAAATGTGATTAAGGTAGGAAAATTGCTATTAAAAAAATCTACCGTTTATTTTTTGCCTGACAATATTTTTAATCTTTCTATGATTTTGGGTCAGAAAGTGAATGGAATTTTGGGCTCGGATATTTTCAGAAACTATGTAGTGGACATAAATTACGGTTTATTAAAAGTAAATATCTTTGCCCCTGAAAGTTATGAAGCTCCTTCAAAATATGAATGGCTCCCGATGGAAGTTTCGGCGCAAAACAAAATGTTTATTTATGTAGATGTAAAAGAAGAAAACAGCGAAGATTATAAAAGAGTGAAAGTATTGTTAGATACGGGTGCAGAAGCATCTGCATGGTTTCAAACAGTACGCAACGAAAACAGAGTAAAAATACCGGAAAAGCATATTTATGGAGTGATTGGCGAAGGATTAAACGGGGAAATTCTCGGTAATTTCAGCAGGTTGAAAGAACTTTGCATCGGTTCTTATTGTATTCCCAATCCTATTGTGGCTTTTCCCGATTCAATAAGTATTATGGATGCAGTTCAACTTGCAGGGCGCGACGGAAGCGTTGGAAGTCAGATTTTGAAACGCTTTAATATGATTTTTGATTATCAAAACAAACGATTTTATTTCGTAAAAAATCATTTTTTTAGAGATCCTTTCCAATACAATGTTTCAGGTTTGGAACTTGTGCAAGACGTGTTGTTTTTTCCTGTTTTCAGAATAAGTAAAGTATGGAAAAATTCTAAAGCAGAAAAAGCAGGTATAAAACCCGGAGATATTATTTTTGAGGTAGATAATGAAAAGACTTATTTTAAAAGTCTTTCCGAAATTAAAAAGATTTTCTCAACACCTTCGAGACGACCTTTGAAATTACTTATAAAACGTGACGATGATTTTATGACCGTAATGCTGGATATGAAAGACGAGTTGTGA
- a CDS encoding Nicotinamide mononucleotide transporter PnuC: MTLIFDYVITNWVELLGAVLSLVYLYLSIKEKIGLWIFGFLCSTLYVIVFFSSKFYADMSLQVYYLVVSVYGWINWKKNADVKTHILPVTTISKQQYGLYIPTIFVIYLVYYIILKYFTDSPIPIMDSIVGALSVVATWMLAKKKIENWLLWIAADGIAVGLFVYKQLYPTAVLFVIYTIMAIVGYFQWKKSMER; this comes from the coding sequence ATGACTTTAATTTTTGACTACGTAATTACAAATTGGGTAGAACTATTAGGCGCTGTATTAAGTTTAGTTTATCTTTATCTTTCGATTAAAGAAAAAATCGGGCTTTGGATTTTCGGATTTCTCTGTTCCACTTTATACGTTATCGTGTTTTTTTCAAGCAAATTCTATGCTGATATGAGTTTGCAAGTTTATTATTTAGTAGTAAGTGTTTATGGTTGGATAAATTGGAAGAAAAACGCCGATGTAAAAACACACATTCTGCCCGTTACCACTATCAGTAAACAACAATACGGACTTTACATTCCCACAATTTTTGTAATTTATCTGGTATATTATATTATTCTGAAATATTTTACCGACTCTCCTATTCCCATTATGGATTCCATTGTGGGCGCATTAAGCGTAGTTGCCACATGGATGCTGGCAAAAAAGAAAATTGAAAACTGGCTACTTTGGATTGCTGCAGATGGAATTGCCGTAGGGTTATTTGTTTACAAACAACTTTATCCTACCGCTGTACTTTTTGTAATTTACACGATTATGGCAATTGTTGGATATTTCCAGTGGAAAAAGTCAATGGAAAGATAG
- a CDS encoding hypothetical protein (Evidence 5 : Unknown function) gives MNIQNRILGEVYFVTDTVVDWVEIPARRRRVFTRYLFIGLKILIII, from the coding sequence ATGAACATTCAAAACCGCATATTAGGAGAAGTTTATTTTGTTACAGATACTGTTGTAGATTGGGTAGAGATACCTGCCCGACGCAGGCGGGTTTTCACACGCTACTTATTTATCGGATTAAAAATCCTGATAATAATTTAA